The genomic DNA GCGCGCCCGTCAGGTCGGGCAGCACACCCGTCAGCCGCTGAAGCGACTGGTACGACGGCTCCCGTTTCCCCGACCGCAAGTACGAGATCGCGGCCTCCGTGAGGCCGCTTCGATCGGCAAGCTCCGAGGCGGTCAGGCCCGCCGCATTCATCGCAGAGTTCAACTCATCGGCAAACGTGTTCATACCTCGAGCCTACCGCCGACGCTTAACATCTGTCAAGGACCGGTCCGACCCTCCGGCCGCCGACCTTGTCGCTCTTCCCTTTGTCATCCTGAGCTTGTCGAAGGACCGCGTCGCGCGCTCGTGCTTCGACGGGCTCAGCATGACATGTCGGCCAGCGTTTGTTAGTTGCCCGGGTGGCCGGGTTCGCAGCGCTCCGTTCGACCAGTCCCCGCCAGCAGCGCGTTGCGGATGACTGGGGGCAGCGGTCGGCTCTTGAAATGCACGCGGTCCATGCAGGCTATGGTAAGGTCAAACGCCGCTCCGACTTCCTCTGTGCGCTCGTTGTGGATCTGCGTTTGCCAGCGTACCGACGACGCGCCGACCTTCTGCACGTGGGTGCGCATCGTCAGCCAATCGTCCATCAGTGCGGGCTTAAAATACGTCGCTTCCACGTGGACGCGGGGCAGCCAGATGTCGTGGATGTCGAAGATGCGATCGTACGGGAAGCCGAGTTCGCGGAACATGTCCATCTCCGCGCGCTCGACGAAGCGCTGGTAGGCTGCGAAATACATGATGCCGGCGATATCGATGTCGCCCCATTGCACGCGCAGACGCGTCTCGAAAACGCGCGCGCCCGCGGGTGTCGTGTCCTTGAACTTCATTCTTTGGCCGCGGACTCCGGCCGCGAAAGTGCGCGCATCGCTTCGTGGGCGTATCGCGCGAGCGGATCGGCTTCGAGGTTCACGCGATCGCCGACGTGGCGCCGCCCCAGCGTCGTGCGGCGCAGCGTTTCGGGAATCAGCGCGAGTTCGAACCAGCCCGGGCCGGTCGATGCCACGGTCAAGCTCACACCGTCGACGCTCACGAACGCCTTCTCGCAGATCATCGGCGCGAGCGTCGCGGGTACTTGGATGCGAACGCGTTCGCCCTGGCCTTCGGCCCGGCGCGCGAGTACTTCGCCGGTGGCATCGACGTGACCGTAAACGAAATGGCCGCCCATGCGATCGCCGAGCCGCAGCGAGTACTCGAGATTCACGATCTCGCCGTTGCGCAGGCTCTCGAGATTCGAGCGCGCGAGCGTTTCGGGGATGACGTCGAAATCGATGACGTTATGATCCACGCGGGTCGCGGTCAGACAGACACCGTTGAGCGCGATGGAATCCTTCGGATCGACCTCTTCCTCCGAGGCATTCTCGCAACGAACGCGCAGCGTAACGCCGCCTCCGTTTAGCGCGGAGCGCTTTACAATGGTTCCCGTGTAGGCGATGAGTCCGCTAAACATCGTGATCGAATAGTCCTGACACCAGCAGATCGGCTCCCAAGCGTTCGACGCGATCGTAGCGCAGGCCCGGCCGCACCGCCGCGAGGTCGGCTCCCGCCAAGACCGGTATCGCGCGCTCCGTGCGCAGGAGTTTCGGCGCGATAAGCCAGTCAAATCGATCGACCAGACCCGCCGCGATGAGGCGCCCGGCGAGCGTTGGACCGCCTTCGCAAAGCACGCTTGCAATCCCGCGGCCGCGCAGCGCGCGCATGGCAGCAGCGAGCTCGAGCCGGTGCGCGTCGGCATCGCCGACGAAAAGGACATCGGCAATGCGGGTCAAGGGCGCGAACCGTTCGCGAGCGCCTGCGGGGGCGAGCACGATCGTCTTCGCGTAGCCCTCGACCGGTGCGAAGATGCGGCTGGCCGCATCGAGCGCGTCGGACTCGCAGACTACGACGCGCACGTAGTCGCGCAGGCGATGGTGCGGCGGACGGACGCTCAATTGCGGATCATCGATTCGCACCGTTCCGGCGCCGACCATGACCGCGTCGTGTTCGATGCGCCGTTCGCGCACGTATACGCGGGCTTCTTCACCGGTAAGCCAGTCTTGCGCGCCGGATCGCGCAGCGACGTAGCCGTCGAGCGAACTCGCCATCTTGAGGGTAAGGAACGGTCGATCGTTGCGGATTGCAACCGTAAATCGCTCGATCGCGGCGCGCGCCGCCGGATCGTTGGCGATCTCGACATCGATTCCGCGAGCGCGCAGAAACGCGATGCCGCCGCCGTCGGTCTTCGGGTTCGGATCGGCCGTCCCGATGACGACGCGCGCTATTCCGGCATTCGCGACCGCCTGCGAACAGGGTGGCGTACGACCGTGATGGTTACACGGTTCGAGCGAAACGTAGAGCGTCGCGCCGCGAGCGCGCGAGCCGGCTGCCGCAAGCGCGTGCACTTCGGCGTGGGGCTCGCCCGATTTGTGATGATAGCCTTCACCAACGGTCCGGCCGCCGGCAACGACGAGCGCGCCGACGATCGGATTGGGCGACGTATTGCCGAGCCCGCGCGCCGCAAGTTCGGCCGCGCGCCGCACGTAGAGCCGATCGAGCGGCTTCAGTTGACCGTGACGCCTTTCCAAAACGCAACGTGGTTCGTAATCTCTTTGGCGGCATCTTTCGGCTCCGGATAGTACCAGGCCGCGTCGGGATTCTGCTTTCCGTCGACGTTGAGCGAATAGTAGCTAGCCGTACCCTTCCAAGGGCAGACGGTGTGCGTCGCGCTGGGTTCGAAATAGTCGCGCTTTACGGAATCGGCTGGAAAGTAGTGATTGTTCTCGACGACGACGGTCTCGTCGCTCTCGGCGATGACCTTTCCGTTCCACACGGCTTTCATAAACGTCCTAATCCTTTCGGGATGGAGCGCCTCGTTTACGCCGCGCGGGCGACCACGATCGCTTGATACACGACTCCGCCCGCGGTCCGAACGGTTGCAGCGCAGTCCTCGAGCGTCGCGCCGGTCGTCACCACGTCGTCGACGAGCACCACGCGCCGCCCCTCGAGCGGGCGACCGCGCCATTCGAAGCGGCCGCGAGCCGCGAGCCGCTCGGGGCGGCGACGCCCGCGTTGCGCGTCGCCGGCCACTTGAACGAGACCCTCGAGCAGCGTCGCTCCGCTGATGCGCGCCGCCGTGCGCGCCAGCATTTCGCCGCCGTCGAAACCGCGCTGGGCGCGCCGGGCGCTCGTCGTCGGAACCGCAACCAGCGCGTACTGCGCGCAGGACAGGCTCGCCAATCGTTCGCCGAGCGCGCCGGCGACATCGCGCCGGCCGTCTTTTAGCGCGAGCACGGCACTGCGCCACGCGCCCTCGTACGGACCCAGCGCGTGCACGGTCAACGTCGGTAGCGCATGCGAGATCGGCGGCATCGCCGGCGCGCAACGAAGACAGAGACCGCTGCCGATCGTCGCGCAACTCGCGCACTGCGGCGGAAAGAGCAGATCGAGCATCGTCGCGAACATCGAGCATCGTTCACGACGAACGCCTCACACCTCTACCGGCTCGTTTGCAACCACCGCATCGCGCAGCGTTGCGCCGGCTGGGACGCGATAGCCCATTCCCACGATCGAGCCGCGGATATCGGCGCCGGCGCCGACCCGCGCATCTTGCCAGAGGATCGAGCGCTCGATCGTGGCGCCGGCTTCGATGCGGACGCCGCTGCCGATCACCGATGGGCCCGCGATCCGCACGGCCCGTTCGATACTCGCGCCTTCTCCCACCCAAACGTTCGCG from Candidatus Baltobacteraceae bacterium includes the following:
- a CDS encoding thioesterase family protein gives rise to the protein MKFKDTTPAGARVFETRLRVQWGDIDIAGIMYFAAYQRFVERAEMDMFRELGFPYDRIFDIHDIWLPRVHVEATYFKPALMDDWLTMRTHVQKVGASSVRWQTQIHNERTEEVGAAFDLTIACMDRVHFKSRPLPPVIRNALLAGTGRTERCEPGHPGN
- a CDS encoding riboflavin synthase, with translation MFSGLIAYTGTIVKRSALNGGGVTLRVRCENASEEEVDPKDSIALNGVCLTATRVDHNVIDFDVIPETLARSNLESLRNGEIVNLEYSLRLGDRMGGHFVYGHVDATGEVLARRAEGQGERVRIQVPATLAPMICEKAFVSVDGVSLTVASTGPGWFELALIPETLRRTTLGRRHVGDRVNLEADPLARYAHEAMRALSRPESAAKE
- the ribD gene encoding bifunctional diaminohydroxyphosphoribosylaminopyrimidine deaminase/5-amino-6-(5-phosphoribosylamino)uracil reductase RibD → MERRHGQLKPLDRLYVRRAAELAARGLGNTSPNPIVGALVVAGGRTVGEGYHHKSGEPHAEVHALAAAGSRARGATLYVSLEPCNHHGRTPPCSQAVANAGIARVVIGTADPNPKTDGGGIAFLRARGIDVEIANDPAARAAIERFTVAIRNDRPFLTLKMASSLDGYVAARSGAQDWLTGEEARVYVRERRIEHDAVMVGAGTVRIDDPQLSVRPPHHRLRDYVRVVVCESDALDAASRIFAPVEGYAKTIVLAPAGARERFAPLTRIADVLFVGDADAHRLELAAAMRALRGRGIASVLCEGGPTLAGRLIAAGLVDRFDWLIAPKLLRTERAIPVLAGADLAAVRPGLRYDRVERLGADLLVSGLFDHDV
- a CDS encoding DUF427 domain-containing protein — translated: MKAVWNGKVIAESDETVVVENNHYFPADSVKRDYFEPSATHTVCPWKGTASYYSLNVDGKQNPDAAWYYPEPKDAAKEITNHVAFWKGVTVN